One Devosia lacusdianchii genomic window carries:
- the thiB gene encoding thiamine ABC transporter substrate binding subunit, producing the protein MVKFTRLALAVLSGLIATPALAQEAPTLKVYTYDGFAAEWGPGPSLKAGFEAICGGCKVEFIAADSSIGTLRRVQLEGDTTEADLIVGLDTAIAGEARATGLFAEHNFYFDNLTLPTGWTDKAFVPFDYAHFAFVYDTDAVANPPKSFEELIAMPDDFKIVVQDPRSATPGLGLVLWIAAAYGDRAPEIWAGLKPHILTVTREWSESYNLFLEGEADMALSYTTSPAYHIVEEDDTTIKAALFEEGHLAQTEVAGVLKSSKHQELAFQFLDYLTSADAQKVIPTTNWMFPVIDLGADLNPAFAALPQPAKTLTLTDAEIEANSQAWIDEMLAAVQ; encoded by the coding sequence ATGGTCAAATTCACCCGTCTGGCGCTTGCGGTCCTTTCAGGACTGATTGCTACTCCCGCCCTCGCCCAGGAGGCACCGACCCTCAAGGTCTATACCTATGACGGCTTCGCTGCGGAATGGGGCCCGGGTCCCAGCCTCAAGGCAGGCTTCGAGGCCATTTGCGGTGGTTGCAAAGTCGAATTCATCGCCGCCGACAGCTCCATCGGCACGCTGCGCCGCGTTCAGCTTGAAGGCGACACGACCGAAGCCGACCTGATCGTCGGGCTCGATACCGCTATTGCTGGCGAAGCGCGCGCTACCGGTCTCTTCGCCGAGCACAATTTCTACTTCGACAACCTGACGCTGCCCACCGGCTGGACCGACAAGGCCTTCGTACCGTTCGACTATGCCCACTTCGCCTTCGTCTACGACACCGACGCGGTGGCCAACCCGCCAAAGTCGTTCGAAGAGCTGATCGCCATGCCGGACGATTTCAAGATCGTCGTCCAGGACCCGCGCTCGGCCACGCCCGGCCTCGGCCTCGTGCTGTGGATCGCGGCAGCCTATGGCGATCGCGCCCCCGAAATCTGGGCCGGCCTTAAGCCGCATATTCTCACGGTAACGCGTGAATGGAGCGAGAGCTACAACCTCTTCCTCGAGGGCGAAGCCGATATGGCGCTCTCCTATACCACCTCGCCCGCCTACCACATCGTCGAGGAAGACGACACGACCATCAAAGCCGCCTTGTTCGAGGAAGGCCACCTGGCCCAGACCGAAGTGGCCGGCGTGCTCAAGTCGTCCAAGCACCAGGAACTGGCCTTCCAGTTCCTCGACTACCTGACCTCCGCCGACGCGCAGAAGGTGATCCCCACCACCAATTGGATGTTCCCGGTCATCGACCTGGGCGCCGACCTCAACCCCGCCTTCGCTGCCCTGCCGCAGCCGGCCAAGACCTTGACGCTGACCGACGCGGAGATCGAGGCCAACAGCCAGGCCTGGATCGACGAAATGCTGGCCGCAGTGCAGTAG